Proteins found in one Allorhizobium pseudoryzae genomic segment:
- a CDS encoding GNAT family N-acetyltransferase: MTETVIIQREPPRQAGVIRLLELSNAYAASLYPAESNHMLPLEELEEPAVSFFVARRGDEVLGCASLVQHGDGTAEIKRMFVDEKARGLRLGKCLLETLEEEARRLGIGAIRLETGIYQPEAIGLYRTAGYREIEAFGTYKPDPLSLFMEKRMAA; encoded by the coding sequence ATGACGGAGACGGTCATCATCCAGCGCGAACCACCGCGTCAAGCCGGGGTCATCCGCCTTCTCGAGCTATCGAACGCCTACGCGGCCTCGCTCTATCCCGCGGAAAGCAACCACATGCTGCCGCTGGAAGAACTGGAGGAACCGGCGGTCTCCTTCTTCGTGGCAAGGCGCGGCGACGAGGTGCTGGGCTGTGCCTCCCTCGTGCAGCACGGGGATGGAACCGCCGAGATCAAGCGGATGTTCGTGGACGAGAAGGCTCGGGGCCTGCGGCTGGGCAAGTGCCTGCTGGAGACCCTGGAAGAGGAGGCCAGGCGCCTTGGCATCGGCGCCATCCGTCTCGAAACCGGCATCTACCAGCCGGAAGCGATCGGCCTTTATCGCACGGCCGGCTATCGCGAGATCGAAGCGTTCGGCACCTACAAGCCCGACCCTTTGAGCCTGTTCATGGAAAAGCGGATGGCGGCGTAA
- a CDS encoding DUF2336 domain-containing protein, with protein MIIKAFLRWTETATAGDRAKAAGALAKAFLRCPPTDEQHRAAVHAMIHLLDDPSALVRKALAETLATSPKAPRSVILALSEDQPDVACHVLTFSPILTDTDLVDLCGRGGAMTRGLIAARPNLSRSVAAALAEVGDLGEILILLENPTAHVSRYSLRRLSERFGRETSVRNRLLANDTLPAEARDRLVGHVSALLAQSGLVRSTMSPSRIAHVTREASDLAALMLAADAEREDLPLLVEHLAVSNRLTPAFLMHALCSGRIEFFAAAMTYLTGLEERRVRSLMATARHNAVRALYESAGLDRAICDVFAEATLLWRNLSHRTSQTGGESICAALMQKFSRNPDQPTAIDELLDLVESLQLSEERQIARTFASEAALAA; from the coding sequence GTGATCATCAAGGCATTTCTTCGTTGGACGGAAACGGCAACGGCAGGCGATCGCGCCAAGGCGGCCGGTGCGCTGGCCAAGGCATTTCTGCGCTGCCCGCCGACCGACGAGCAGCACCGTGCCGCCGTGCACGCCATGATCCATCTGCTTGACGATCCGTCCGCTCTGGTTCGCAAGGCGCTTGCCGAAACGCTGGCTACTTCACCGAAGGCGCCGCGCAGCGTCATCCTTGCACTCAGCGAAGATCAGCCGGATGTCGCCTGCCATGTGCTCACCTTCTCGCCGATCCTGACCGACACGGATCTGGTGGATCTGTGCGGGCGTGGCGGTGCGATGACGCGCGGGCTGATCGCCGCTCGGCCCAATCTTTCGCGCAGCGTTGCCGCAGCCCTTGCCGAAGTCGGCGATCTTGGGGAAATCCTGATTCTTCTGGAAAACCCGACGGCGCATGTCAGCCGCTACAGCCTGAGGCGGCTGTCGGAACGGTTCGGTCGCGAAACGAGCGTGCGCAACCGGCTCCTCGCCAACGACACTCTTCCGGCGGAGGCGCGTGACCGTCTGGTGGGCCATGTCTCGGCGCTTCTTGCGCAGTCGGGTCTGGTGCGCTCCACCATGAGCCCGTCGCGCATCGCCCATGTCACCCGAGAGGCCAGCGATCTGGCGGCGCTGATGCTGGCTGCGGACGCGGAACGCGAGGATCTGCCGCTGCTTGTCGAGCATCTGGCGGTCTCCAATCGCCTGACGCCGGCCTTTCTGATGCACGCGCTCTGCAGCGGCCGCATCGAGTTTTTTGCCGCCGCGATGACCTATCTGACCGGGCTGGAAGAGCGGCGTGTCCGTTCGCTGATGGCAACGGCAAGACACAATGCCGTGCGCGCGCTTTACGAATCGGCAGGCCTCGATCGTGCCATCTGCGACGTATTTGCGGAAGCAACGCTCCTGTGGCGCAATCTCAGTCACCGCACCAGCCAGACGGGCGGCGAGAGCATCTGCGCCGCCTTGATGCAGAAGTTCAGCCGGAACCCGGATCAGCCGACAGCCATTGATGAACTGCTCGATCTGGTCGAATCCCTGCAACTCAGTGAAGAGCGGCAGATCGCACGGACCTTTGCCAGCGAAGCGGCACTTGCCGCCTGA
- a CDS encoding flavin reductase family protein produces MFYTTDTNEHGMRHDPFKAIVAPRPIGWIGTRGSDGSRNLSPYSFFNIVSDHPKIVMFSSSGRKHSLKNAEETGEFTASLVSRPLVDKMNASSAPVDYGVDEFALSGLTAKTGSLVGAPFVEEAYAALECRVTQILQPQTLDGGEAESSMVFGQVVAIHISEAIIRDGRIDMERARPVARMGYMDYCDGGADVFQLRRPGA; encoded by the coding sequence ATGTTCTACACCACCGACACGAACGAGCATGGCATGCGCCACGATCCGTTTAAGGCGATCGTGGCACCGCGTCCGATCGGCTGGATCGGCACGAGGGGCAGCGACGGGTCGCGGAACCTGTCGCCCTATTCGTTCTTCAACATCGTCTCGGATCACCCGAAGATCGTGATGTTCTCGTCCAGCGGGCGCAAGCACAGCCTGAAGAATGCCGAGGAAACCGGAGAATTCACCGCCAGCCTCGTCAGCCGTCCTCTGGTGGACAAGATGAATGCCTCCTCGGCACCGGTAGATTACGGCGTGGACGAATTCGCCCTGTCGGGCCTGACGGCCAAGACGGGTTCGCTCGTCGGTGCCCCCTTTGTCGAAGAGGCCTATGCCGCCCTTGAATGCCGGGTCACGCAGATCCTGCAGCCGCAGACGCTGGATGGTGGTGAGGCCGAATCCTCCATGGTCTTCGGCCAGGTGGTGGCAATCCACATCAGCGAGGCCATCATCCGCGACGGACGGATCGATATGGAGCGTGCTCGGCCGGTGGCCCGCATGGGGTACATGGACTACTGCGACGGCGGCGCGGATGTCTTCCAGCTTCGGCGGCCGGGCGCCTAA
- a CDS encoding nitroreductase family protein has protein sequence MTKNQPLFDYLSTRRSIPALQMKGEGPNRDAILSILTLASRVPDHGKLAPWRFIVYRGEERLALGERLAEIAATANPALTDDMREIERTRLARAPVVIAVVSTAGEHVKIPVWEQELSAGAVCLNLFMAANAHGYAANWLSEWIAYNTDAKAVLGIRPEEKVAGFVYIGESDFPQTDRPRPDLSAIVTWTGGDQS, from the coding sequence ATGACCAAGAACCAGCCTCTTTTCGATTATCTCAGCACCCGCCGTTCGATCCCCGCCCTGCAGATGAAGGGGGAGGGACCGAATCGGGACGCGATCCTCTCCATCCTGACGCTTGCTTCCCGGGTGCCGGATCACGGCAAGTTGGCGCCGTGGCGGTTCATCGTCTACCGCGGGGAGGAACGGCTGGCGCTTGGTGAAAGGCTTGCCGAGATTGCGGCCACCGCCAACCCGGCACTGACAGACGACATGCGGGAGATCGAGCGGACGCGTCTTGCTCGGGCGCCTGTGGTCATCGCTGTCGTATCGACGGCGGGCGAGCATGTGAAGATCCCCGTCTGGGAGCAGGAACTGAGTGCTGGCGCAGTCTGCCTCAACCTGTTCATGGCGGCGAACGCGCACGGTTATGCCGCCAACTGGCTGTCCGAATGGATCGCCTACAATACCGATGCCAAGGCGGTTCTGGGCATCAGGCCGGAGGAAAAGGTGGCCGGTTTCGTCTATATCGGCGAAAGCGATTTTCCGCAGACCGACCGCCCGCGGCCGGACCTTTCCGCCATCGTCACCTGGACGGGGGGAGACCAGAGCTGA
- a CDS encoding lysophospholipid acyltransferase family protein: MRFKELSYANDRDPRLKRWLIRSIEGLSGRDRYVRLYDAWRQDVAGQSDRVFGRMLDLIKVRLEVEGTWPPKDLPDAPLVIVANHPFGIGDGIAILALAEQLGRPFRVLINNELLKVPEIAPYSLPVCFEETKEALAMNMETRREAVRLLKEGVTIIIFPAGGVATAKRGFGRAEDLPWKMFPARLIQAAKANVIPVYFRGQNGRLFHLASRVSLTLRLSLLIREFKRLSGTTIEAKIGGLMTWEEMSSTSDRKDLLAQLHQAVFAMRDPVRPRFRRAG, translated from the coding sequence TTGCGCTTCAAGGAACTGTCTTACGCCAACGACCGCGATCCGCGGCTGAAACGCTGGCTGATCCGTTCGATCGAAGGCCTATCGGGCCGTGATCGCTATGTTCGCCTCTACGACGCCTGGCGCCAGGATGTGGCCGGACAGTCGGATCGCGTTTTCGGGCGGATGCTGGACCTGATCAAGGTGAGGCTGGAGGTCGAGGGGACGTGGCCGCCGAAGGACCTGCCGGATGCGCCGCTCGTCATCGTCGCCAACCATCCCTTTGGCATTGGCGACGGCATTGCCATTCTGGCGCTGGCCGAACAACTCGGTCGGCCGTTCCGGGTTCTCATCAACAACGAACTGCTGAAGGTGCCGGAAATCGCGCCTTACTCCTTGCCGGTCTGCTTCGAGGAGACGAAGGAGGCGCTGGCGATGAACATGGAGACGCGGCGCGAGGCGGTCCGCCTCCTGAAGGAAGGCGTCACCATCATCATCTTCCCTGCAGGCGGTGTGGCAACGGCAAAACGCGGTTTCGGCCGCGCCGAGGACCTGCCCTGGAAAATGTTTCCGGCCCGCCTCATCCAGGCGGCCAAGGCGAATGTCATTCCCGTCTATTTTCGCGGCCAGAATGGCCGGCTGTTCCATCTGGCAAGCCGGGTGTCGCTGACGCTGCGCCTGTCGCTTCTGATCCGAGAGTTCAAGCGTCTGTCGGGAACGACCATTGAAGCAAAGATCGGCGGCTTGATGACGTGGGAGGAGATGTCATCGACGTCGGACCGCAAGGATCTGCTGGCGCAACTGCATCAGGCCGTCTTTGCCATGCGTGATCCCGTCCGCCCGCGTTTCCGCCGGGCAGGGTGA
- the thrS gene encoding threonine--tRNA ligase — protein MSVSLTFPDGSIRSYDAGTTGLAVAESISKSLAKKAVAIAIDGELRDLSDPVTEGRIEIVTRTDGRALELIRHDAAHVMAEAVQELWPGTQVTIGPVIENGFYYDFKRVHADSGEDWPFTPDDLPKIEKKMKDIIGRNKPFIKDVWSRDKAKQVFGEKGERFKVELVDAIPADQDVKIYSQGEWFDLCRGPHMASTGQIGTAFKLMKVAGAYWRGDSNNPVLSRIYGTAWATQEELDQYLHVLAEAEKRDHRKLGREMDLFHFQEEGPGVVFWHGKGWRMFQTLTAYMRRRLANTYEEVNAPQVLDKSLWETSGHWGWYNENMFAVKSAHAFVNPDDEEADNRVFALKPMNCPGHVQIFKHGLKSYREMPVRLAEFGLVHRYEASGALHGLMRVRGFTQDDAHVFCTEEQMAAECLRINDLILSVYEDFGFHEVVVKLSTRPDKRVGSDDLWDRAESVMMEVLKTIEEQSGGRIKTGILPGEGAFYGPKFEYTLKDAIGREWQCGTTQVDFNLPERFGAFYIDQNSDKKQPVMIHRAICGSMERFLGILIENFAGHMPLWFAPLQVVVATITSDADDYGREVVQTLRDAGLIVEEDFRNEKINYKVREHSVTKVPVIIVCGRQEAENRTVNIRRLGSQAQTPMSLADAVASLTEEATPPDVKRRQALRKVAAE, from the coding sequence ATGTCCGTTTCCCTGACTTTCCCCGATGGCTCGATCCGTTCCTATGATGCCGGTACGACCGGTCTGGCGGTCGCCGAATCCATTTCCAAGTCGCTGGCCAAGAAGGCGGTCGCCATCGCGATCGATGGCGAGTTGCGTGATCTCTCCGACCCCGTCACCGAGGGCCGGATCGAGATCGTCACTCGCACCGATGGCCGCGCGCTTGAACTGATCCGCCACGATGCCGCCCATGTGATGGCGGAAGCTGTGCAGGAACTGTGGCCCGGCACGCAGGTGACAATCGGCCCGGTGATCGAAAACGGCTTCTATTACGATTTCAAGCGCGTCCACGCCGATAGCGGCGAGGACTGGCCCTTCACGCCCGACGATCTGCCGAAGATCGAAAAGAAGATGAAGGACATCATCGGCCGCAACAAGCCGTTCATCAAGGATGTCTGGTCGCGCGACAAGGCCAAGCAGGTGTTCGGCGAAAAGGGCGAGCGCTTCAAGGTCGAACTGGTCGATGCGATCCCCGCCGACCAGGACGTGAAGATCTATAGCCAAGGCGAATGGTTCGACCTGTGCCGCGGCCCGCACATGGCCTCCACCGGCCAGATCGGCACGGCCTTCAAGCTGATGAAGGTGGCCGGCGCCTACTGGCGCGGCGACAGCAACAACCCGGTCCTGAGCCGCATCTACGGCACCGCCTGGGCGACCCAGGAAGAGCTCGACCAGTATCTGCACGTGCTGGCGGAAGCCGAAAAGCGCGATCACCGCAAGCTCGGCCGCGAAATGGATCTCTTTCATTTCCAGGAAGAGGGCCCAGGCGTCGTCTTCTGGCACGGCAAGGGTTGGCGCATGTTCCAGACGCTGACGGCCTATATGCGCCGCCGGCTCGCCAACACCTACGAAGAGGTCAACGCACCGCAGGTGCTCGACAAGTCGCTGTGGGAGACGTCGGGTCACTGGGGCTGGTACAACGAGAACATGTTCGCGGTGAAATCCGCCCATGCCTTCGTCAACCCGGATGACGAGGAGGCGGACAACCGCGTCTTCGCGCTGAAGCCGATGAACTGCCCGGGCCACGTGCAGATCTTCAAGCATGGTCTGAAGTCTTACCGCGAAATGCCCGTCCGGCTTGCGGAATTCGGGCTCGTGCATCGTTACGAAGCCTCCGGCGCGCTGCATGGCCTGATGCGCGTGCGCGGCTTCACCCAGGACGATGCGCATGTCTTCTGCACGGAAGAGCAGATGGCGGCGGAGTGCCTGCGCATCAATGACCTGATCCTCTCGGTCTACGAGGACTTCGGCTTCCATGAGGTGGTGGTGAAGCTCTCCACCCGTCCGGATAAGCGCGTTGGTTCCGACGACCTCTGGGATCGCGCCGAAAGCGTGATGATGGAGGTTCTGAAGACCATCGAGGAACAGTCGGGCGGCCGCATCAAGACCGGCATTCTGCCGGGCGAGGGTGCCTTCTATGGTCCGAAGTTCGAATACACCCTGAAGGACGCAATCGGCCGCGAATGGCAGTGCGGCACGACGCAGGTGGACTTCAACCTGCCGGAACGGTTTGGCGCCTTCTATATCGACCAGAACTCCGACAAGAAGCAGCCGGTGATGATCCACCGCGCGATCTGCGGCTCGATGGAGCGTTTCCTCGGCATCCTGATCGAGAACTTCGCCGGCCACATGCCGCTCTGGTTCGCCCCGCTGCAGGTGGTGGTCGCGACGATCACCTCGGATGCCGACGACTATGGCCGCGAAGTGGTGCAGACGCTGCGGGATGCGGGTCTGATCGTTGAGGAGGACTTCCGCAACGAAAAGATCAACTACAAGGTCCGCGAGCATTCGGTGACCAAGGTTCCGGTCATCATCGTCTGCGGTCGTCAGGAAGCGGAAAACCGCACGGTCAACATCCGCCGGCTGGGCAGCCAGGCCCAGACGCCGATGTCGCTGGCCGATGCGGTGGCATCCCTGACCGAGGAGGCAACCCCGCCGGACGTCAAGCGCCGCCAGGCGCTGCGCAAGGTCGCCGCGGAATAA
- a CDS encoding DUF2267 domain-containing protein, whose translation MPIPMEYHHASRDFETFMDDLLEISLLKTRHQAYTMLQAVLQVFRRRLTFAEAIGFAGLLPPVVRAIFVSDWNTQEPVMPFTDRDSLMAEVRQLRHNHNLSTPSAIEDVTAALRRHVDDAKLQDFLRKLPTGALDFWGSRA comes from the coding sequence ATGCCGATCCCGATGGAATACCATCATGCCTCGCGGGATTTTGAGACCTTCATGGACGATCTCCTCGAGATCTCGCTGCTGAAGACCCGCCACCAGGCTTACACGATGCTGCAGGCGGTGTTGCAGGTGTTCCGGCGAAGGTTGACGTTTGCCGAGGCGATCGGCTTTGCCGGACTGCTGCCACCCGTTGTCAGGGCGATCTTCGTCAGTGACTGGAACACGCAGGAGCCGGTTATGCCCTTCACCGACCGCGACAGCCTGATGGCGGAGGTGCGGCAGCTGCGGCACAATCACAACCTGTCGACCCCGAGCGCGATCGAGGACGTGACGGCGGCACTCCGCCGGCATGTCGACGATGCAAAGCTGCAGGACTTTTTGCGAAAACTGCCGACCGGTGCTTTGGACTTCTGGGGCTCGCGCGCATAG
- the yidD gene encoding membrane protein insertion efficiency factor YidD — translation MCEQCEDSDLEHDAPQRRGRNWHGPFRKTPGRLFGMGLIRLYQLTLSGFIGNSCRHIPTCSEFGYEAVARHGLWFGGWMVAWRFVRCGPFGSSGLDPVPEHLAARQSWWRPWAYERKRTTQNGFAAEEVG, via the coding sequence ATGTGCGAGCAGTGCGAAGACAGCGACCTTGAGCACGATGCCCCGCAACGCCGCGGGCGCAACTGGCACGGGCCATTCCGCAAGACGCCGGGGCGGCTTTTCGGCATGGGGCTGATCCGCCTCTATCAACTGACGCTCTCCGGCTTCATCGGCAATTCCTGCCGTCACATCCCCACCTGCTCGGAATTCGGCTACGAGGCGGTGGCGCGCCACGGCCTCTGGTTCGGCGGCTGGATGGTGGCCTGGCGGTTCGTTCGCTGCGGACCGTTCGGTTCGTCGGGGCTCGATCCGGTGCCGGAGCATCTCGCGGCCCGGCAAAGTTGGTGGCGGCCTTGGGCCTATGAGCGCAAACGGACGACGCAGAACGGCTTCGCCGCCGAAGAGGTGGGCTAA
- a CDS encoding iron-sulfur cluster assembly scaffold protein yields the protein MDDIYNARILQLAGNIERAGVLENADATAEKHSKLCGSKVRVFLKMDEGHVSDFSHQVRACALGQASSSVMARHVVGATAEEIRNARDAMLAMLKEGGEGPEGRFEEMRVLLPVKDYKARHASTMLTFDAVVDCLDQIETGSVARAG from the coding sequence ATGGACGACATCTATAACGCGCGCATCCTTCAGTTGGCCGGCAACATCGAACGGGCCGGCGTGCTGGAGAATGCCGATGCGACGGCCGAAAAACACTCGAAACTGTGCGGCTCGAAGGTGCGCGTCTTCCTGAAGATGGACGAGGGGCATGTCAGCGATTTTTCCCATCAGGTGCGCGCCTGCGCGCTCGGCCAGGCCTCGTCCTCGGTGATGGCGCGGCATGTGGTGGGCGCGACGGCAGAGGAGATCCGCAATGCCCGCGACGCCATGCTCGCCATGCTGAAAGAGGGCGGCGAGGGGCCGGAGGGCCGCTTCGAGGAGATGCGGGTGCTTCTGCCCGTCAAGGATTACAAGGCGCGACACGCCTCGACCATGCTGACCTTCGACGCGGTCGTCGATTGTCTCGACCAGATCGAGACGGGCTCGGTCGCCCGGGCGGGCTGA
- the folE gene encoding GTP cyclohydrolase I FolE, with protein sequence MDAIVKNFPAGQREARPTQQEAEEAVRVLLRWAGDDPTREGLLDTPKRVAKAYRELFSGYDETPEEVLGRTFEEVAGYDDMVLVRDIPFFSHCEHHMVPIIGKAHVAYLPKGRVLGLSKIARVVETYGRRLQTQEAMTAQVAHGIQDVLEPRGVAVMIEAEHMCMSMRGIQKQGSSTLTTTFTGEFDANAAEQARFLMMIRR encoded by the coding sequence ATGGACGCCATCGTGAAAAACTTCCCTGCCGGCCAGAGAGAGGCGCGCCCCACCCAGCAGGAGGCCGAAGAGGCAGTGCGCGTACTGTTGCGCTGGGCGGGTGATGATCCGACCCGCGAAGGACTTCTGGATACGCCGAAGCGCGTCGCGAAAGCCTATCGGGAACTGTTTTCCGGTTACGACGAGACGCCGGAAGAGGTGCTCGGCCGCACCTTCGAGGAGGTCGCCGGCTATGACGACATGGTTCTCGTGCGCGACATTCCGTTCTTCTCCCACTGCGAACATCATATGGTGCCGATCATCGGCAAGGCGCATGTCGCCTATCTGCCGAAGGGCCGGGTATTGGGCCTCTCCAAGATTGCCCGCGTGGTCGAGACCTATGGACGCCGCCTGCAGACGCAGGAAGCCATGACGGCTCAGGTGGCGCATGGCATTCAGGATGTACTGGAACCGCGCGGCGTTGCCGTGATGATTGAAGCGGAACATATGTGCATGTCGATGCGCGGCATCCAGAAGCAGGGTTCCTCGACGCTCACGACCACGTTCACCGGCGAGTTCGATGCCAACGCCGCCGAGCAGGCACGTTTCCTCATGATGATCCGGCGCTAG
- the hisI gene encoding phosphoribosyl-AMP cyclohydrolase, with the protein MTITFPAAPTDKTALEGPGAFTPRFDEAGLVTAIVTDMRDGHLLMVAHMNSEALALTIETGIAHYYSRSRAKIWKKGETSGNLQTVVELLTDCDQDAVWLKVKVAGHDASCHTGRRSCFYRTVEYRNGTAVLEVADEARHFDPDRIYGDGKTS; encoded by the coding sequence ATGACGATTACTTTTCCGGCCGCGCCGACCGACAAGACGGCGCTTGAAGGCCCCGGCGCCTTTACTCCGCGTTTCGACGAGGCGGGCCTCGTCACAGCCATCGTGACCGATATGCGTGACGGCCATCTGCTGATGGTCGCGCACATGAACAGCGAGGCGCTGGCGCTGACGATCGAGACCGGGATTGCCCATTATTACAGCCGCTCCAGAGCGAAAATCTGGAAGAAGGGCGAGACCTCCGGCAACCTTCAGACGGTGGTGGAACTGCTGACCGACTGCGATCAGGATGCCGTCTGGCTGAAAGTGAAGGTGGCGGGCCATGATGCCAGCTGCCATACCGGTCGCCGTTCGTGCTTTTATCGAACAGTTGAATACCGCAACGGCACGGCGGTCCTTGAAGTTGCCGATGAAGCGCGACATTTTGATCCCGACAGGATCTACGGGGACGGGAAGACTTCCTAG
- a CDS encoding patatin-like phospholipase family protein — MLNWTWHRNEPQGTTAEHAGGQAAGPGAPVATPKPPRKAKLALALGGGAARGWAHIGVLRALDEAGIEVGMIAGTSIGALVGGCYLAGKLDELEGFARSLTMRRIAGLLDLTIGGGGLLGGMRLTKRMQEHLADIAIEDLDRPFVSVATELHSGHEVWITSGSLITGLRASYALPGIFEPVKCNNRTLVDGALVNPVPTSVCRAYEQPLVVAVNLNYDIFGRSAVVKHNASIQPVIEGQHTKVHEAKLGMPSVMVQAFNIIQERISRARLAGDPPDLALHPRLSDIGLSEFHRAGEAIDRGYSEAQTRITELKRMQEVFAFA; from the coding sequence ATGCTCAACTGGACCTGGCATCGCAACGAACCGCAGGGAACGACGGCAGAGCATGCGGGCGGCCAGGCCGCAGGACCAGGAGCACCGGTCGCGACGCCAAAGCCACCGCGCAAGGCGAAACTGGCTCTGGCCCTCGGCGGCGGTGCTGCGAGAGGCTGGGCGCATATCGGTGTCCTTCGAGCGCTGGACGAAGCGGGAATCGAAGTCGGCATGATTGCCGGTACCTCGATCGGCGCCTTGGTCGGCGGCTGCTATCTTGCCGGCAAGCTTGATGAACTCGAAGGTTTTGCGCGCTCGCTGACGATGCGGCGCATTGCCGGCCTCCTTGACCTCACGATCGGTGGCGGCGGGCTTCTCGGCGGCATGCGGCTGACGAAGCGCATGCAGGAACACCTGGCCGATATCGCGATCGAGGATCTGGACAGGCCTTTCGTCTCGGTAGCAACGGAACTGCACAGCGGACACGAGGTGTGGATCACCAGCGGGTCGCTGATCACCGGCTTGCGGGCGTCCTACGCGCTGCCCGGCATTTTCGAACCGGTCAAATGCAACAACCGCACGCTGGTAGATGGCGCTCTCGTCAATCCGGTGCCGACCTCGGTGTGTCGCGCCTACGAGCAGCCGCTCGTCGTGGCGGTGAACCTCAACTACGACATCTTCGGCCGGTCCGCCGTCGTCAAGCACAATGCCAGCATCCAGCCGGTGATCGAAGGCCAGCACACGAAGGTGCACGAAGCCAAGCTTGGCATGCCAAGCGTGATGGTGCAGGCCTTCAACATCATCCAAGAGCGCATTTCGCGCGCGCGGTTGGCGGGGGATCCGCCGGACCTCGCACTGCATCCGCGCCTCAGCGATATAGGCCTGTCGGAATTCCATCGCGCCGGCGAAGCGATCGATCGCGGCTACAGCGAGGCACAGACCCGCATTACCGAGCTGAAGCGCATGCAGGAAGTCTTCGCCTTCGCATGA
- a CDS encoding CBS domain-containing protein, with protein sequence MAVSVRHMLDAKGRNVVAVTRDRTIEEVATILNENRIGAVVITSLEGRIAGIFTERDLVRSVAEKGAGVLSQPVSSAMTTTVTRCREETTLNELMGIMSSGRFRHVPVEDQGRLVGIISIGDIVKARIQEVETEAEQIRAYIAS encoded by the coding sequence ATGGCTGTTTCCGTCAGACACATGCTGGATGCCAAGGGCCGCAACGTGGTTGCCGTCACCCGTGACAGAACGATCGAGGAGGTTGCGACCATCCTCAATGAAAACCGTATCGGTGCCGTCGTGATCACCTCGCTGGAAGGCCGGATCGCCGGCATCTTCACCGAACGTGATCTGGTGCGTTCCGTGGCAGAAAAGGGAGCCGGGGTTCTGTCGCAACCGGTCTCGTCTGCCATGACCACCACCGTCACCCGCTGCCGGGAAGAGACGACGCTCAACGAATTGATGGGGATCATGAGCAGCGGACGCTTCCGCCACGTGCCCGTCGAGGATCAGGGCCGCCTCGTCGGCATCATTTCGATCGGGGATATCGTCAAGGCGCGGATCCAGGAAGTGGAAACCGAAGCCGAACAGATCCGCGCCTATATCGCCAGCTGA
- a CDS encoding rhomboid family intramembrane serine protease yields the protein MARRSQPAINLPPLLIAILALLIGLYLVETYLLDDETRYLLLYELAFSPLRYVYPLSSQGLEWLWTPVTYSLLHGSAEHLAFNSLWLAAFGAPVLRRLGALRFLLFWALSAAASAFFHAFLNWGQETVLIGASGVISALMAAACRFAFPRQGGGLARGDAHRLPRQGIVEALTNRTVFVFTLLWFIGNVLIAVGVPLVGDGTSAIAWDAHIGGFFFGYLLFSAFDPPLASR from the coding sequence ATGGCGCGTCGGAGCCAGCCGGCCATCAATCTGCCGCCGCTTCTGATCGCCATCCTGGCGCTGCTGATTGGGCTTTACCTCGTCGAGACATACCTGCTGGATGACGAGACCCGGTATCTGCTGCTCTACGAACTCGCCTTCAGTCCGCTGCGCTATGTCTACCCGCTGTCCTCGCAGGGGCTGGAATGGCTGTGGACGCCGGTCACCTACTCCCTCCTGCACGGCAGTGCCGAACATCTGGCCTTCAACAGTCTCTGGCTGGCGGCCTTCGGCGCGCCCGTGCTACGACGGCTGGGGGCGTTGCGCTTTCTTCTCTTCTGGGCCCTCTCGGCTGCCGCCTCCGCCTTCTTCCACGCCTTTCTCAACTGGGGGCAGGAGACGGTGCTGATCGGGGCATCCGGCGTGATTTCGGCGCTGATGGCGGCCGCCTGCCGTTTCGCCTTTCCACGCCAGGGCGGGGGGCTGGCGCGTGGGGATGCGCATCGCCTGCCGCGCCAGGGCATTGTGGAAGCACTGACGAATCGCACCGTCTTTGTCTTCACCCTATTGTGGTTCATCGGCAATGTGTTGATCGCCGTTGGCGTGCCCTTGGTGGGTGATGGAACAAGCGCCATCGCCTGGGATGCCCATATCGGCGGCTTTTTCTTCGGTTATCTCCTGTTTTCGGCCTTCGATCCGCCGCTTGCCAGCCGTTAG